ACGGAGCGCTCCTCGGCGAAGTTCGCCCGGTACAGCAGGTCGAGCAGCTGCTCCTGGCGCCCCCGCTCCTTGGCGAAGTGGAGCAGGCGGTGCATGTCGAAGGTGCTGCCGTGGTCGCGGCCCCGGGTGCGGTAGTCCAGCCCCTCGGCGGCGGCCTGCGCGCCGAGGTTGTCCTCACCGGCCTCGGCCTGCGCCTCGCTCATCCCGTACTTCCTGGTGAGCATCGTGATCACGGGCTGGATGTCGTCCTTGGCGCGGCCCGGGTCCAGCTCGAAGGAGCGGTGCACCACCTCGACGTCGTCACGGTGCGGGAAGTCCCGCAGCGCCTTCTCGAAGCGGGCTTTGCCCACGTAGCACCAGGGGCAGGCGATGTCGCTCCAGATCTCGACGCGCATGTCTTCGGCTCTCTCCAGCTCGTACGGGGTGCGGAGGCCCCCTCCGCCGATTGGTGAACGTTCAAGCAGCCGGTTTCATTCCGCGGCCGGGGAGAGCCGCATCGTCAGATGGTGATCCCCCGGCTCGGCCGGTTCCGGCACCCACCCCTGCCGCCGGTAGAACCCCTGCGCCCGCAGGTTGTCGACATGCACGTCGAGGACGGCGGTCCGCCGGCCGTCGGCCTGCCACTCCTCGACGCACGCCGTATGCAGGGCGGTGCCGACACCGCGGCGCCAGTGGTCGGGGTCGACGTGGAACTGGAACAGCTTCACCGTGTCCGCCGGGGCGCCCTCGGGAGTACGGAAGGAGGTCAGGCCGACGATGCGCCCCGCCTCCACGACGCACAACACCCGCCCGTCCGGCCGCACGAGGGCACTCTCCCAGGAGGCGAGCCAGTCGGTACCGTCCTGCGGCAGCCCGTCGGGGTAGTACGTCGCCCGGGCACGCGCGTGCAGCGCGACGACGTCCGCCACCTCGGCGGGCAGGGCGGTACGGATCACCCTGTCCGGAGTCACTCGGTTCCTGATCACGCAGTGGAGGACGCCCCCGGCCGGGACGCGGTTCTCCGACAGACCTCAGCTGCCGTCGCGCAGGTCGTTCGGCCAGTGCGGCCTGAACTCGATGTGGTCGTACGTCACCACGCAACCCTCCCCCATCGGCGACTGGGTCATGAAGCCGACCAGGGCCGCGCCCGTCTCCTTCTCGTCGCCCAGGGTGAAGAGGCGGACGAAGGTCCACCGTTCACCGTCGCGGGAGGCGTGGAAGGCGAAGGCGCGGCCGGTCCGACTCACCCGGAGCCAGACGGAACTGCCGTCGACGGTGAAGGAGTTGGCGTCGTCGGAGTGCCCCCGGGTGACCACCGTGCAGACGGTGGGCACGTCCGGGGAGTACTCCAGACAGAGCTTGGCCCAGGCGCGCTCGCCGACATGCACGTAGAGCACCCCGGCGTCGAAAGCCGCGCCGAACCCGACCGTGACCCGGGCGATCAGCTGGAAGTCCCCTTCGGGCGCCCCGAGCAGCCGCGGCGCGTCGGAGGCGGGGTCCAGCGCCTCCCCCGTGGGCGGCACGAACCGATCCTGCCGCGCCCCGGCCCACCCGGTGAGCACCCCGTCCTCATAGGACCAATGGGCCTCGGGCCCGTAGGAGCGCAGGGGGAACGGAAGTTCGGAAATCTCGAGATCCATTCGACCGAGTCTTCCAGGTCCGGCCCTCAGGGGCGCGGGGAACTGCGCGATCAACCACAACAAACCGGCACCCGCAGCTCACCGCACCCCAACGGCGCTACCGCTCCAAACGCCCGTTGAACCTACGCGGCAGCCCCAGCGAATTCTCATCCCGCAGCTCCGCCGGCAGCAGCGCCTCCGGCGC
This region of Streptomyces caelestis genomic DNA includes:
- a CDS encoding DUF1349 domain-containing protein gives rise to the protein MDLEISELPFPLRSYGPEAHWSYEDGVLTGWAGARQDRFVPPTGEALDPASDAPRLLGAPEGDFQLIARVTVGFGAAFDAGVLYVHVGERAWAKLCLEYSPDVPTVCTVVTRGHSDDANSFTVDGSSVWLRVSRTGRAFAFHASRDGERWTFVRLFTLGDEKETGAALVGFMTQSPMGEGCVVTYDHIEFRPHWPNDLRDGS
- a CDS encoding GNAT family N-acetyltransferase, whose product is MIRNRVTPDRVIRTALPAEVADVVALHARARATYYPDGLPQDGTDWLASWESALVRPDGRVLCVVEAGRIVGLTSFRTPEGAPADTVKLFQFHVDPDHWRRGVGTALHTACVEEWQADGRRTAVLDVHVDNLRAQGFYRRQGWVPEPAEPGDHHLTMRLSPAAE
- a CDS encoding DsbA family oxidoreductase, with amino-acid sequence MRVEIWSDIACPWCYVGKARFEKALRDFPHRDDVEVVHRSFELDPGRAKDDIQPVITMLTRKYGMSEAQAEAGEDNLGAQAAAEGLDYRTRGRDHGSTFDMHRLLHFAKERGRQEQLLDLLYRANFAEERSVFDDDERLVELGVAAGLEVEAVRAVLADPGAYADDVRADEREAAQLGAGGVPFFVLDRKYGISGAQPAEVFARALAQAYGERSPLKIVDSGDADACGPDGCAVPQQ